Proteins found in one Cloacibacillus sp. genomic segment:
- a CDS encoding nucleotidyl transferase AbiEii/AbiGii toxin family protein, translated as MMRFERVAFGRLARELGFVRDTFEKVCRLADILKCMEDDALLSNFLALKGGTAINLTILDLPRLSVDIDLDFSENLPRDEMFSTRQKITERLEKYMRAFGYSLSLKSKNYHALDSFVYEYQNLGGMKDNLKIEINYMMRCHVLPPLRRQVNIQWLDDSLTVLCVAPIEIFASKIVALLNRTAPRDLYDIHNMLTRDLFGANEQAMLRKCVMLYSAIASDSVPESFVFDSIARLKQYKIKTDLMPVLRRGEQFNLNYVQNEVIEYLSKLLTPEKEELSFWEDFNRKEYRPELLFGDSEEFKRIVDHPMAIWKCSVRDANKQRG; from the coding sequence TATTTTAAAATGTATGGAAGACGACGCGCTGCTTTCAAATTTTCTTGCTTTGAAAGGGGGCACAGCAATCAATCTTACGATTTTGGACCTTCCGCGTCTTTCTGTGGATATAGATCTCGATTTTTCAGAAAATCTCCCACGCGACGAAATGTTCTCCACGCGTCAAAAAATTACAGAACGCCTTGAGAAATATATGAGAGCCTTCGGATATTCTTTAAGTCTGAAGTCTAAAAATTATCATGCGTTGGATTCATTTGTGTATGAATATCAAAATTTAGGCGGAATGAAAGACAATCTGAAAATAGAAATCAACTACATGATGCGCTGTCATGTGCTTCCACCTTTGCGCAGACAGGTAAACATCCAGTGGTTGGACGATAGTCTGACAGTTTTGTGCGTGGCGCCGATAGAGATTTTTGCGTCAAAAATAGTGGCGCTGCTCAACAGAACAGCGCCGAGGGATTTATATGATATTCATAATATGCTGACGCGTGATTTGTTTGGGGCAAACGAGCAGGCCATGCTTCGTAAATGTGTGATGCTGTACAGCGCCATAGCTTCTGACTCTGTGCCGGAAAGTTTTGTTTTTGACAGTATTGCGCGCCTTAAGCAATATAAAATAAAAACTGATTTAATGCCTGTTCTGCGCCGAGGCGAGCAATTTAATTTAAACTATGTACAGAACGAGGTCATTGAATACCTATCAAAACTATTGACGCCTGAAAAGGAAGAACTAAGCTTTTGGGAGGATTTTAACAGAAAAGAATATCGTCCAGAACTGCTCTTTGGCGACAGCGAGGAATTTAAACGTATTGTCGATCATCCGATGGCGATATGGAAGTGCAGCGTTCGAGACGCAAATAAACAGCGCGGCTAG
- the rmuC gene encoding DNA recombination protein RmuC has protein sequence MPLLLGIGALLILAGIYIVMSLSRFREGAGAMEQTARELLTRLQKMEGRLDDSEERVGSALAQMRKEQRESAIDNRNEQTRNIGIFGDAQARRIKEIGDMQRESLTAFSGQLTDISRLNEEKLEAVRETVEKKLSELYKSNEEKLEKMRATVDEQLHSTLEKRLGEAFATVSERLEQVHRGLGEMRALTSDVGDLKRVLANVKVRGSWGEMQLGALLAQILTKEQYEENVSTRPGSAERVEFAVVLPGAGDGGSRVLLPIDSKFPLEDYQRLVTASENAQPQQAAEARRALRLRVLAEAADIRNKYLEPPFTTDFGILYLPIEGLYAEVLQIDGLCEQMSRDFRVVPAGPTTICALLNSLQMGFRTLAIEKRSSEVWALLGKVKSEFEKFGEVLDKTRQKIDQAGKELERAGTRTRAINRALSGVQKLSSSDEALPAVFDADCEKEEERGDIIDD, from the coding sequence ATGCCTTTACTTTTGGGAATAGGCGCCCTGCTGATTCTTGCAGGCATTTACATTGTGATGTCGCTTTCGCGTTTTCGCGAAGGCGCGGGCGCCATGGAGCAGACGGCGCGCGAGCTGTTGACGCGGCTGCAAAAGATGGAGGGCCGTCTTGACGATTCGGAGGAACGCGTAGGCTCGGCGCTTGCTCAGATGCGCAAGGAACAGCGCGAGTCCGCAATCGACAACAGAAACGAACAGACGCGCAACATCGGGATATTCGGCGACGCACAGGCGCGGCGCATCAAAGAGATCGGCGATATGCAGCGAGAGAGCCTTACTGCGTTTTCGGGGCAGCTGACTGACATAAGCCGCCTCAACGAAGAGAAGCTCGAGGCTGTGCGTGAGACGGTTGAGAAAAAGCTCTCCGAGCTTTACAAAAGCAACGAGGAAAAGCTTGAAAAGATGCGGGCTACCGTGGACGAGCAGCTTCACTCTACGCTTGAAAAGAGGCTCGGCGAGGCCTTCGCCACAGTCTCCGAACGCCTGGAGCAGGTGCACAGGGGGCTTGGCGAGATGCGTGCGCTAACTTCGGATGTAGGCGATTTAAAGCGCGTGCTGGCAAACGTGAAGGTGCGCGGAAGCTGGGGCGAGATGCAGCTTGGCGCGCTGCTTGCGCAAATACTTACGAAGGAGCAGTACGAGGAAAACGTCTCGACGCGGCCCGGGAGCGCGGAGCGCGTTGAATTTGCCGTCGTGCTGCCTGGCGCGGGCGATGGCGGGAGCCGAGTGCTGCTGCCGATAGATTCAAAGTTCCCGCTTGAAGATTATCAGCGGCTTGTGACCGCCTCTGAAAACGCGCAGCCGCAGCAGGCGGCGGAGGCGCGCCGCGCGCTTCGTCTTAGGGTGCTTGCTGAGGCGGCGGATATTCGCAACAAATATCTGGAACCGCCCTTCACCACCGATTTCGGCATACTTTACCTGCCGATAGAGGGCCTCTATGCGGAGGTGCTTCAGATAGACGGCCTCTGCGAGCAGATGTCGCGCGACTTCCGCGTCGTGCCGGCGGGGCCGACCACTATATGCGCGCTGCTCAACAGCCTTCAGATGGGCTTTAGGACGCTTGCCATAGAAAAGCGTTCCTCCGAGGTGTGGGCGCTTCTTGGCAAGGTGAAGAGCGAGTTTGAAAAGTTCGGAGAGGTGCTTGACAAGACGCGCCAGAAGATAGACCAGGCCGGCAAGGAGCTTGAACGCGCCGGCACGCGCACAAGGGCTATCAACCGCGCGCTCTCCGGCGTGCAGAAGCTTTCCTCGTCAGACGAAGCTCTGCCCGCGGTTTTTGACGCCGACTGTGAAAAAGAAGAAGAACGCGGCGATATAATTGACGATTGA
- a CDS encoding Sapep family Mn(2+)-dependent dipeptidase has protein sequence MNKTLHDIADAQFEPMLRDLRASISIPSTLDEAAATKKDPFGPKVSAALEQFLACAASLGFETKNIENAAGWAEIGSGDTLVGILAHLDVVPVGDLSEWKYPPFAAEVADGALWGRGVADDKGPAFAALYALKAASDAGVLNGKRFRVIVGGDEESGSRCMRRYKETEEIPAYSFSPDSSFPLINAEKGMAKVIFSKKIIKEEEFADLPALVSLAGGFRYNVVPDRAEALFEGLFPEEEMRRISEMKNIEVRVEGAQTRVKAFGKTAHAMAPHTGENALLTLFAAVGRLMWKPVEAKDFICDMGFLFADTYGKEAGIAKSDELSGPLTWNAAIADVTPKYAELKVDIRYPVTVNWDELCAELKNAAKRADAELVVDIHSAPLFVDPKSPLVEKLLKAYKNVTGIEAQAESTGGGTYCRSIPNAVSFGPNFPGEPDLDHQPNEMMTLENLRKLLHLYAEAVALLAE, from the coding sequence ATGAATAAAACTCTTCATGATATAGCTGACGCGCAGTTTGAGCCCATGCTTAGGGATCTTCGCGCATCAATATCCATTCCCAGCACTCTGGACGAGGCCGCGGCCACAAAAAAGGATCCGTTTGGGCCGAAGGTCTCCGCGGCGCTTGAACAGTTTCTTGCCTGCGCGGCATCGCTTGGCTTTGAGACAAAGAACATCGAAAACGCCGCAGGATGGGCGGAGATCGGTTCTGGCGACACGCTTGTCGGCATTCTGGCGCATCTTGACGTCGTGCCAGTCGGCGACCTGTCCGAGTGGAAATATCCTCCGTTTGCGGCGGAGGTGGCGGACGGCGCGCTTTGGGGCCGTGGCGTTGCTGACGACAAAGGGCCGGCCTTTGCCGCGCTCTATGCGCTGAAGGCGGCATCCGATGCCGGCGTGCTGAACGGCAAGCGTTTTCGCGTCATCGTAGGCGGCGACGAGGAGAGCGGCAGCCGCTGTATGCGGCGCTATAAAGAGACGGAAGAGATACCGGCTTACAGTTTCTCGCCAGATTCGTCGTTCCCGCTCATAAACGCCGAAAAGGGAATGGCCAAGGTCATCTTCTCGAAGAAGATAATCAAAGAAGAAGAGTTTGCTGACCTTCCTGCGCTCGTATCACTTGCGGGCGGTTTCCGCTACAACGTCGTGCCCGACAGGGCGGAGGCGCTCTTTGAGGGCCTCTTCCCGGAAGAGGAGATGCGCCGCATATCTGAAATGAAAAATATCGAAGTCCGCGTCGAAGGCGCGCAGACGCGCGTCAAGGCCTTTGGAAAAACGGCGCACGCGATGGCTCCTCACACGGGAGAAAACGCGCTGCTTACGCTCTTTGCCGCCGTCGGCAGGCTCATGTGGAAGCCTGTAGAGGCAAAGGATTTTATCTGCGACATGGGCTTTCTTTTTGCCGACACCTACGGCAAAGAGGCGGGCATTGCAAAGAGCGACGAACTCTCCGGCCCGCTTACGTGGAACGCGGCGATAGCCGATGTGACGCCTAAGTATGCGGAGCTTAAGGTGGACATACGCTATCCCGTCACCGTGAATTGGGACGAACTTTGCGCGGAGCTTAAAAATGCCGCAAAACGCGCGGACGCGGAGCTTGTTGTGGATATACACAGCGCCCCTCTCTTTGTGGACCCGAAATCGCCGCTCGTTGAAAAACTGCTGAAAGCCTACAAAAACGTCACGGGAATAGAGGCGCAGGCCGAAAGCACCGGCGGCGGAACCTACTGCCGTTCGATACCGAACGCCGTCTCCTTCGGGCCGAACTTCCCCGGAGAACCTGACCTCGACCACCAGCCCAACGAGATGATGACGCTCGAAAACCTGAGAAAGCTGCTGCATCTTTACGCGGAGGCGGTGGCGCTGCTCGCCGAGTAG
- a CDS encoding serpin family protein codes for MKLKILILTMAAAFLMPLAASAQTQELIPPFHWTYHLLRSFSDKGLIDEKVEPGKSAFTQPQVVSMLVMALKHVEKEIDKLDSDGLAAMRTLAQSYRPYFKEAGYDYETIRNDIEMAAMRAGLSAIETNDDFSANPKALTVKAASAVNGFTFDLYGRLAAAQKDKSLFVSPYSVISALSMCYAGARGVTEAQMAKVLFLVPDIHKNMGALINELNAVPQDTAQLRAANSIWPAKGTKILPEFSQTVKHWYNAQMTPLNYKASPEAARKTINNWVSKQTNKKIENIIQPGILTQNTLMVLANAVYFKSSWLEEFEPEKSQPRAFWPTPAKSVNVVTMSRTGDKVNYAKLSDAEMVELPYKDDRFSMIVLLPDKSSNIQTLEKAMNANQFDEWLAAMSPRRVKIFLPKFKQENDYELAPVLAALGMPSAFKAGEANFSGITGENNIYISNILHKTFIEVGEEGTEAAAATAVIMMKMSLPPQDNDAVVFRAERPFIYLIKDNRSGAIIFIGKYTKP; via the coding sequence ATGAAACTAAAAATTTTGATATTAACGATGGCGGCGGCCTTCTTGATGCCGCTTGCCGCTTCGGCCCAGACGCAGGAGCTTATTCCGCCGTTCCACTGGACCTACCATCTTCTGAGGAGCTTCTCCGACAAGGGGCTAATCGACGAAAAGGTGGAGCCAGGAAAGAGCGCGTTCACTCAGCCGCAGGTGGTAAGTATGCTCGTCATGGCGCTCAAGCATGTTGAAAAGGAGATCGACAAGCTTGACAGCGACGGCCTCGCCGCTATGCGCACGCTGGCGCAGTCCTACCGCCCCTATTTCAAAGAGGCGGGCTACGATTATGAGACCATACGCAACGACATCGAGATGGCGGCGATGCGCGCTGGCCTCAGCGCCATAGAGACAAACGACGATTTCTCCGCAAATCCGAAAGCGCTCACAGTAAAGGCGGCATCCGCGGTAAACGGCTTCACCTTTGACCTCTACGGCAGACTCGCCGCCGCGCAGAAGGATAAAAGCCTTTTCGTCTCGCCCTACAGCGTCATCTCGGCCCTCTCTATGTGCTACGCCGGCGCTCGCGGAGTGACGGAGGCCCAGATGGCGAAGGTGCTTTTCCTCGTTCCCGATATTCATAAGAACATGGGCGCGCTCATCAACGAACTGAACGCCGTCCCGCAGGATACGGCGCAGCTGCGCGCTGCAAATTCCATTTGGCCCGCGAAGGGAACGAAAATACTTCCCGAATTTTCGCAGACCGTAAAACACTGGTACAACGCTCAAATGACGCCGCTGAACTACAAAGCAAGCCCCGAGGCGGCGCGCAAAACGATAAACAACTGGGTCTCAAAGCAGACAAACAAAAAAATCGAAAACATCATCCAGCCCGGCATCCTCACCCAAAACACTCTAATGGTGCTGGCCAACGCCGTCTACTTCAAATCTTCGTGGCTTGAGGAATTTGAGCCGGAAAAAAGCCAGCCGCGCGCCTTCTGGCCGACGCCGGCAAAAAGCGTGAACGTCGTCACCATGAGCCGCACCGGCGACAAAGTGAACTACGCGAAACTGAGCGACGCTGAGATGGTGGAGCTGCCCTACAAGGACGACCGTTTTTCGATGATAGTGCTGCTGCCCGACAAAAGCTCAAATATACAGACGCTTGAAAAGGCGATGAACGCAAATCAGTTCGACGAATGGCTCGCGGCGATGTCGCCCCGGCGCGTTAAAATCTTCCTCCCTAAATTCAAGCAGGAAAACGACTACGAACTGGCGCCCGTGCTTGCGGCGCTTGGGATGCCCTCCGCCTTCAAGGCCGGCGAGGCGAACTTCTCCGGCATAACGGGAGAAAACAATATCTACATCAGCAACATACTGCACAAGACCTTCATCGAGGTAGGTGAAGAGGGCACCGAGGCTGCGGCCGCGACCGCCGTCATCATGATGAAGATGTCGCTTCCTCCGCAGGACAACGACGCAGTGGTATTCCGCGCCGAACGCCCCTTCATCTATTTGATAAAGGACAACCGAAGCGGCGCAATAATTTTCATAGGAAAATATACGAAACCCTAA
- a CDS encoding nitroreductase family protein: MNELRVDEGKCTKCGLCVRLCPTQIIKFGDFGFPEMDERRKNRCIECGQCVLFCPACANDLSFMEKERLVKVADIKMPTDEEAQDLLRTRRSIRQFDERPLSRDELHRIFETVRQAPTAVNEQPVRWIVSDSPDKTKEITNLVLCWLREEIFKDPTSPQALLGASMIAHAKEGRDLLLRGAPHAAIAVVPKSHRWPEDGVIALTYFELSAHGMGVGCCWGGYLTTAIRNFKGLREYLGIGEDEHVCGAQMFGWPKIRPSRQYAPRRDVKIDWVK; this comes from the coding sequence ATGAACGAACTTAGAGTAGACGAAGGTAAATGCACAAAGTGCGGCTTATGCGTGCGCCTGTGCCCGACGCAGATCATAAAATTCGGAGACTTCGGTTTCCCGGAGATGGACGAAAGACGTAAAAATCGCTGCATAGAGTGCGGCCAGTGCGTGCTTTTCTGTCCAGCCTGCGCGAACGACCTTTCATTTATGGAAAAAGAGAGACTTGTAAAGGTCGCGGATATAAAAATGCCGACGGACGAAGAGGCGCAGGACCTTCTGCGTACACGCCGCAGCATTCGCCAGTTCGACGAAAGGCCGCTTTCGCGCGACGAGCTCCATCGTATATTTGAGACGGTGCGCCAGGCGCCCACAGCCGTCAACGAACAGCCTGTGCGCTGGATAGTTTCTGACAGCCCTGACAAGACGAAGGAGATAACGAACCTCGTGCTCTGCTGGCTCCGCGAGGAGATATTCAAAGACCCGACAAGCCCTCAGGCGCTGCTTGGCGCCTCTATGATAGCGCACGCGAAGGAGGGGCGCGACCTGCTGCTGCGCGGCGCGCCGCACGCGGCGATCGCCGTCGTGCCGAAGAGCCATCGCTGGCCCGAGGACGGCGTCATAGCGCTCACCTATTTTGAGCTTTCGGCGCACGGTATGGGCGTCGGATGCTGCTGGGGCGGCTACCTCACCACCGCGATACGGAATTTCAAGGGCCTGCGCGAATATCTTGGCATAGGCGAGGACGAACACGTCTGCGGCGCGCAGATGTTCGGCTGGCCGAAGATAAGGCCGTCGCGTCAGTACGCGCCGCGCAGAGATGTAAAGATAGATTGGGTGAAATGA
- a CDS encoding TetM/TetW/TetO/TetS family tetracycline resistance ribosomal protection protein, whose product MTQTRTLTIGVMAHVDGGKTTLTEQLLFRSGAVRSLGRVDDGSAHTDFMDFERRRGISVRSASALIHWNDAKIFIIDTPGHSDFAGEAERAMRAIDAAVVVVSAVEGVQSHTELICRSLEEAGIPAVFFINKTDRTGASVEDTLSSLRALLGVTPRAVDVGDDEALAEAAAEYDDAALEKYFDKGAAAFTKEELLRLLASAFYSKKLVPYIKGSALKGEGVDELLSLLAMLAEKKNEDGPLSGVVFKVEHNAALGRVAHLRLFSGTLKNREVIRAASGCCEKVTQIREVTGAKEFDTGILSAGEAGAVYGLASIASGEVIGEPAFVPPRAAMASPMLRVKIEPKDEQRYPALVAALAELSAEEPLLDVIWEKESRELLARVTGLIQIEILEALLKERFAIEANISAPMIIYKERPLKKARGYVEYTMPKPCWAVMEFEIEPLAPGSGVVFESVVDNDKIFTRYQAQVRQTIPEALRQGPQGWETTDLKITLTGGEHHTVHTHPLDFMLATPMGVMDALVNSGTELMEPIQKFRLAFPEEYSGKLIGEIIAMRGLFDTPSVRKGTFTIEGLIPLASSMDFPIRLASLTGGRGAWSAAGAGYAPAPPGEGAAVPYRGVSPLDRAKYILYKRGALGA is encoded by the coding sequence ATGACGCAAACCCGCACTCTGACCATCGGAGTGATGGCCCATGTGGACGGCGGAAAGACGACGCTTACGGAGCAGTTGCTTTTCAGATCCGGCGCAGTGCGCTCCCTTGGGCGCGTTGACGACGGCAGCGCCCACACGGATTTCATGGACTTTGAGCGCAGACGCGGCATCTCCGTGCGCTCTGCCTCCGCTCTCATACACTGGAACGACGCTAAGATTTTTATTATCGACACGCCGGGACACAGCGACTTTGCGGGCGAGGCGGAACGCGCCATGCGCGCCATAGACGCGGCTGTGGTGGTCGTCTCCGCCGTGGAGGGCGTCCAGTCGCATACGGAGCTTATATGCCGCTCACTTGAAGAGGCCGGCATCCCGGCCGTCTTTTTTATAAACAAGACGGACAGGACGGGCGCCTCAGTAGAGGATACGCTTTCCTCGCTTCGCGCGCTTTTGGGCGTAACGCCGCGCGCCGTGGATGTGGGCGACGACGAGGCGCTTGCGGAGGCGGCGGCCGAGTATGACGACGCGGCGCTTGAAAAATATTTTGACAAAGGCGCCGCCGCGTTTACGAAAGAGGAGCTGCTGCGGCTGCTTGCCTCCGCCTTTTATTCAAAAAAGCTCGTTCCATATATCAAAGGCTCCGCGTTAAAAGGCGAAGGCGTTGACGAACTTCTCTCACTGCTTGCGATGCTTGCTGAAAAAAAGAACGAAGATGGGCCGCTTTCAGGCGTCGTCTTCAAGGTCGAGCACAACGCAGCGCTAGGCCGCGTCGCCCATCTGCGACTTTTTTCCGGCACGCTGAAAAACAGAGAGGTCATTCGGGCCGCCTCCGGATGCTGTGAAAAGGTGACGCAGATTCGCGAAGTGACGGGCGCAAAAGAGTTCGACACAGGCATACTTTCGGCAGGGGAGGCGGGCGCCGTCTACGGACTCGCCTCTATCGCAAGCGGAGAGGTGATAGGAGAGCCGGCCTTCGTGCCGCCGCGAGCCGCGATGGCCTCTCCCATGCTCCGCGTAAAGATAGAACCAAAAGACGAGCAGCGCTATCCCGCGCTTGTCGCGGCTCTTGCGGAACTCTCCGCGGAGGAGCCGCTGCTTGACGTTATATGGGAGAAGGAAAGCCGCGAGCTGCTTGCGCGCGTCACTGGGCTTATCCAGATAGAGATACTGGAGGCCCTCTTAAAAGAGCGCTTCGCCATTGAAGCGAATATCAGCGCTCCGATGATCATATATAAGGAACGGCCGTTGAAAAAGGCGCGAGGCTACGTGGAATATACAATGCCGAAGCCCTGCTGGGCCGTGATGGAGTTTGAGATAGAACCTCTTGCCCCCGGTTCTGGCGTAGTCTTTGAGAGCGTCGTAGACAACGACAAAATATTTACGCGCTATCAGGCGCAGGTGCGCCAGACGATACCGGAGGCGCTTCGTCAGGGGCCGCAGGGCTGGGAGACGACCGACTTAAAGATAACGCTGACAGGCGGGGAACATCACACCGTCCACACTCATCCGCTCGACTTTATGCTGGCTACGCCGATGGGCGTGATGGACGCGCTCGTAAACAGCGGAACGGAGCTGATGGAGCCTATTCAGAAATTCAGACTTGCGTTCCCCGAGGAATACAGCGGAAAACTTATAGGCGAAATAATCGCGATGCGCGGCCTCTTTGATACTCCCTCCGTGAGAAAGGGGACATTCACAATAGAGGGGCTTATACCGCTTGCCTCGAGCATGGATTTCCCGATACGGCTTGCGTCGCTTACAGGCGGAAGAGGTGCGTGGTCAGCTGCGGGCGCGGGGTACGCGCCCGCTCCGCCGGGCGAAGGGGCCGCCGTGCCATACCGCGGCGTCTCGCCGCTTGACCGCGCGAAATATATTTTATATAAGCGAGGAGCGCTTGGAGCATGA
- a CDS encoding thioesterase family protein — protein sequence MKNDSHEIISDFELALAMRVRYSETDQMKVVYNANYLDWFEVTRTELCRKWGAAYTEWEEKGIILPVVEAYCRYKHPARYDDEIELWGRITELKVHSVKFEYRIKRAPDGLLLAEGWTKQACADAEGRLLKKEHGFYLWLNAELEKRAKAAK from the coding sequence ATGAAAAACGACAGCCACGAAATTATAAGCGATTTTGAGCTTGCCCTGGCAATGCGCGTACGTTACAGTGAGACAGACCAGATGAAAGTTGTCTACAACGCCAACTATCTCGACTGGTTTGAGGTGACGCGCACGGAACTCTGCCGCAAATGGGGCGCGGCCTACACGGAGTGGGAGGAAAAAGGAATCATTCTTCCCGTAGTCGAAGCCTACTGCCGCTACAAGCACCCGGCGCGGTACGACGACGAGATAGAGCTTTGGGGGCGCATTACGGAGCTGAAGGTGCACAGCGTGAAGTTTGAATACAGGATAAAGCGAGCGCCGGACGGCCTCCTGCTTGCCGAAGGATGGACGAAGCAGGCGTGCGCAGACGCAGAAGGACGCCTCTTAAAAAAGGAGCACGGCTTTTACCTGTGGCTGAACGCTGAACTGGAAAAAAGGGCGAAAGCCGCGAAATAA
- the grdA gene encoding glycine/sarcosine/betaine reductase complex selenoprotein A, with amino-acid sequence MGKLKDKKLLLLGERDGVPGPAMEACLKDSGADIVFSATECFVUTAAGAMDLQNQQRIKDAAEKFGAENCVVVLGSSDAEGAEIYGETVTNGDPTFAGPLAGVPLGLPVYHIFDEDIRSECDPAQWEEQISMMEMVLDPEALAAAVKGMREQYSKAVL; translated from the coding sequence ATGGGCAAATTAAAAGATAAGAAACTTCTCCTGCTTGGCGAAAGAGACGGAGTTCCGGGACCTGCGATGGAAGCATGTCTCAAGGACTCAGGTGCTGACATAGTCTTCTCAGCCACCGAGTGCTTCGTCTGAACCGCGGCAGGAGCAATGGACTTGCAGAATCAGCAGCGTATCAAAGACGCAGCTGAGAAGTTTGGAGCCGAAAATTGTGTTGTAGTGCTTGGATCATCTGACGCTGAAGGCGCAGAGATCTACGGCGAAACAGTCACAAACGGCGACCCGACCTTCGCAGGCCCGCTTGCTGGAGTCCCGTTGGGACTTCCCGTATATCACATATTTGATGAGGATATCCGTTCAGAATGCGACCCCGCGCAGTGGGAAGAGCAGATTTCCATGATGGAAATGGTTCTCGACCCCGAAGCGCTCGCAGCAGCCGTCAAAGGCATGCGCGAACAGTACAGTAAGGCGGTTCTTTAG
- a CDS encoding thioredoxin family protein, whose product MIALTKENCDAEVRQETSIPVVVDFWGPQCVPCMGLMPHYHDMEKDFEGKVKFTSVDCSTNKRVAMGFRVMGLPTFLFWKDGVEVKRLSKEECTPESIRAEIENLTK is encoded by the coding sequence ATGATTGCACTTACAAAAGAGAACTGCGACGCCGAAGTGCGTCAGGAAACATCGATCCCCGTAGTAGTAGACTTCTGGGGCCCCCAGTGCGTTCCCTGCATGGGACTCATGCCGCACTACCACGATATGGAAAAAGACTTTGAAGGCAAAGTGAAGTTCACCTCTGTCGACTGCTCAACAAACAAGAGAGTCGCGATGGGCTTCCGCGTTATGGGACTTCCCACATTCCTCTTCTGGAAAGACGGCGTTGAGGTAAAGCGCCTTTCAAAGGAAGAATGCACCCCCGAATCGATCAGGGCGGAAATCGAAAACCTTACGAAGTAA
- a CDS encoding GrdX family protein, which produces MSEIEMRIITNNPWIETNAAVPHEIILVEGTPIDTLDKTEEMLQQGWKLVSAPLPPNVPIMRGPYRSLAVEKNDRQYDKDGLISIEKAKERYIFERTNHNLPEPSEDFGIIDRQMLQRTLRDAMLIKAETEISN; this is translated from the coding sequence ATGTCCGAGATTGAAATGCGCATAATCACCAATAACCCCTGGATCGAAACCAACGCGGCGGTCCCGCATGAAATCATTTTGGTCGAAGGCACGCCGATAGATACACTGGACAAGACGGAAGAGATGCTCCAGCAAGGCTGGAAACTGGTATCTGCGCCTCTGCCGCCCAACGTCCCGATAATGCGCGGCCCGTACAGGTCGCTCGCCGTAGAAAAAAACGACCGTCAATATGACAAAGACGGCCTTATCTCCATAGAGAAGGCCAAGGAACGTTATATATTTGAAAGAACTAACCACAACCTGCCGGAGCCAAGCGAAGATTTTGGCATCATCGACAGGCAGATGCTTCAGAGGACGCTGCGCGACGCAATGCTAATCAAAGCCGAAACTGAAATATCAAATTAA